TGCCGGGCAGTGGAACTGGGGTAGTGCCCAGTTAATCGCTTCGTTTAGTCCTTCTTTGCGAATTGCGACCAGTGCTTCGCTGCACGTGTATTTGGAGGTACAGAGGAGGGTTGCTGTGCAGCCGGTTTTGCGGACTGCGGAGATGACGTCGCCGAGCATTACCTCTGCAAACTCTTCGCGTTCCTCCTGTGTCATGACAGGGGCAAGACGGGTCTTGGGATTGACCGGTTTGAAGGGAATCAGGGCGTGGAAGTACATAGTACTTTTATTTTCGGCATGATTCCATTTTAATGTGGGGGTTGGCTTGGGTGCTGCACCTTTATTCCTGATCATCCCACGGAAAACACCGAACGCGCAGAAATTTTCAACATCACAGAACATACAAGAAAGCCACGGAAACAGATTAATTTAGGATTCCGTGATGTTCACGAACTGTTCCGTGATGTTTTTGCTTCCGTGTGTTTCGTGTCTTCCGTGGGCTGAAATTCGATCAATGACGATCATTCATAGGCAATAAACGAATTTAGGTGCAACGCCGGTTGGCTTGGGCGTTGCACCGTCATCCCGCGAAAAAAGAGATTCTTTTATTGATACTCTACCAGGCTCTGCACCTGTTTGGGCAGTCCTCCCTTAAACCGGAGACGGATTCCCTCATAATACTCACGGACACGTTCGTTCATGGTTGGATGCACCCGGAGTTTTGCTGCGGCAAAATCTGCCTCGGTAACGGCTGAACCGTTCCGGCGGAGGGCCTCCATCGCCGCTTCGCGGCAGAGGCTCTCCAGATCCGATCCCACGAACCCTTCGGTAATTCCGGCGATCTTTTCCGCAAACGCTGTCCGGACCGGATCTGCAAACACCACATTCTGTGCGGCAAACGCATCCGTGAGAATGCGGCGAAGCTGTGAGACGGAAGGGCCGTCCTCCTCCGTCCCGATCTTTTTGGCAGCGGTTTTGATCTGCCGGAGCGTCAGGGTCTTTCCTGCGTATTTTTCCGCAAACATACGCACACCCTCCTCGCTGCACCCGGCGAGTATCTCCGCCGCCGCATCAAGAGACGAGTTTTCCAGCGGCATATACCGCATATGCACCGCGAGGATTGCCCGGCGATCCGCAGGTGCCGGCTCCGGAATATAGACGAGGCGGTCAAACCGTCCGGACCGGAGCAGTGCCGGATCGATAATGTCCGGGCGGTTGGACGCAGCGAGAATCACCACATCGTTCAGCGGTTCAATGCCATCCATTTCGGTCAGTATCTGGTTTAAGACATTCTCCACAACCTGGTTTCCCTCGCCGCCTGTACTTCGGGCCGGCGTAAGGGAATCGATCTCATCAAAGAAGATGATTGCAGGAGCAACCTGCCGGGCTTTCCGGAATATCTCCCGGACCGCACGCTCCGACTCCCCCACCCATTTGGAGAGCAGCTGCGGGCCTTTAATTGCAATAAAGTTCGCGCCGCTTTCGTTTGCAACCGCCTTTGCGATCAGCGTCTTTCCTGTTCCGGGCGGTCCATAGAGCAGGATACCCTTCGGCGGACGGATACCAAGCTGCGCAAACGACTCCTTGCGGGTAAACGGATACTCCACCGCCTCGCGGACTTCATTCAGCGCAGTTTCGCATCCGCCGACATCAGCCCACCGGGTTGCAACCGACTCAATAGATATCTCCCGCATCGCAGACGGCATAATCTCGCGGGACGCCTCGGCGAAATCCTTTGCTGTTACCTCAAGAGTTCTGAGCACCTCATCCGGAATACGATCGGTATCCAGATCGATTACATTCATCTGCCGGCGGAGTGCACGGATGGCAGCCTCGCGTGCGAGGGCTGCAAGGTCCGCACCGACGAATCCCCGCGACAGGGCAGCGAGCCGCGCAAGAAGCTTCTCGCGGTTGCGGTCGTATTCCGCCTCAGCTGCTTCGATCTTCTTCTCTGTACCGTGATGCTTCAGCTCCTTGACCCGTGCGGCCCCCTCAAACGGCATCCCACGGGTATGGATCTGCAGGATTTCCTGCCGGTCCGTCTCGGACGGCACACCGATCTCTATCTCCCGGTCGAATCTTCCGGGACGGCGGAGCGCGGGATCGATTGCATCGGGCCGGTTTGTTGCACCCACGACAACAACCTGCCCGCGACCGGCGATACCGTCCATCATCGTCAGCAGCTGGGCAACCACCCTGCGTTCCACCTCACCGGAGACATCCTCGCGGCGCGGCGCAATCGAATCAAGCTCATCGATGAAGATGATGGCCGGAGCGTTTGCCTCGGCCTCTTCAAACACCTCGCGGAGCCGCTGCTCGGACTCGCCGTAGTACTTGGAGATGACCTCCGGGCCTGCAATTGAGATAAAGTGTGCCCCGCTCTCGTTTGCAACCGCCTTTGCGATCAGCGTCTTTCCCGTACCCGGCGGCCCGTAGAGCAGCACACCCTTCGGCGGATCGATACCCATTGTTTCAAACAGCTCCGGATGACGGATAGGCAGCTCGATCATCTCGCGGACGCGGCGGAGCTCTCCTTTGAGACCGCCGATATCCTCGTAGCTGATCTGTTTTGTCCCTTCAAACCCATCGATATCCCCTTCCTCGGAGATCTCAATATCGGTCGTGCGGGAGATGATACACGCACCTTCCGGTTCGATCGCCGCTATTTTGAACTCAAGATACGTATTGGGGATGCGGGTAATGATCGGCAGAATGTCTCCCGTTGTTACCGGGAAGTTGATCAGGGACTCGGTGATCTCCTCGGGTTCGGCGTCAAAGTTCTGGGGCATATGCACCGGAGGAATGAGGTATACACATTCCGCTTCGATCTGTTCCTCAACCGGCCTGACCACTACACGGTCTCCCGGATTCACGCCCGCGTTCATCCGCGTGAACTTGTCGATGCGTATCTTTCCCTGTTTCCAGTCGGCGGTCATGGCACGCCAGACCTTGGCGACGGTTTTTGTTTTGCCCTCAATGACGACGAGCTGGCCGGGAACAATGCCGAGCTGCTGCATGGTGTCCGGATCGAGCCGTGCTTTTCCCGAACCCTGATCCTCAGGATACGCACTGTCGACTTTGAGTGATAGTTCCGGCATGATTGAGTAGTACAATGCTCTGGACTTGATTAATAATATTCTGGAGAGTGCGGGTTTTGTTGTCCTCCTAATGGGGAGAGATTTATCCCGTGAACACAAGAGTATTATTCAGGAGTATTCTATGCGTCTGTTGGTGATTGATCCCGGGTTTGGTGCTGCGGGCGATATGATGTGCGGCGCGCTTCTTGCCGCCGGTGCGGACCGCGATATGGTTCTTCGTGCAATGAAGCAGGCCGCGCCGGAGCTGTCGGTTTCGCAGGTGGTACGGTGCGGTATGCCTGCGTGGTACGTCCGGACGCACGCCGGGCCTGCCCACCGGACGCCTGCCGAGGTGCTGGAGATTGTCCGCGCCGCAGACGCTCCGCCTGCGGCAATCGATCTGGCCGTCCGGGTATTTTCCCGGATTGCCGCAGCTGAGGAGCAGGTGCACGGAACCCATCATGTGCATTTCCATGAAGTGGGTGCAGATGATGCAATTGCAGACGTGCTGGGTGCCTGCACCGCGCTTGTGACCCTCGGAGTGGATGCGGTGCATATTCTCCCGCTGTCGGTCGGGTCCGGGACAACGGTCTGTGCCCACGGCACGATGCCGGTTCCGGCTCCCGCGACCGCAGAGATTTTACGAAATGCGGACCTGCGGGTTGCGACCGGCGGTTTTTCCGGAGAACTCTGCACACCGACGGGGGCTGCACTTCTTGCGGAGTTTTCGGCATCGTTTGGAACGAACGAACAGCCCGGCCGGATTGTCTCGGTCGGCTGCGGCGCGGGCACCCGTGACCCATCCGATCACCCGAATGTACTGCGGGTGATGGTCATGGAGACGGAATCACCGCTTTTTGGTCCGGCGGTTGATGTACTGGAGACGAATGTGGACGATGTCTCCGGCGAACTGCTCGCGGATGTGGTATCTTCCCTGATGGATGCAGGGGCCCGGGATGCATGTCTGGTGCCGGTTGTGATGAAAAAGGGACGGCCCGGCTATATTGTCCGGGTGATCGCTCTGCCCAAGGACTCGGAACGGCTGGCACGTCTGCTTGCCAGAGAGACCGGCAGTCTTGGTGTCCGCTGTATGCCGATGGTGCACCGGTTTGTGGCTGACCGCCGCATCTCGTCTGAGACGGTGGTGGTGAACGGGAACACATTCACGGTCGGGGTGAAGACGGCGTTTATGGAGGGAATTCCCTACTCGCGCAAAGCGGAGTTTGATCAGGTGCGGGATGCAGCAGATGCTGCCGGGGTTTCCGTCCGGGATATGAAACGGGTTGTCGAGGAGGAGGCATGGAAGAGGGAGTAACGCGGAAAATTTCCACCGCGGTTCCGGGATTTGACCGGCTGCTGGGCGGCGGACTTGAACCGCGGATGATTACCCAGTTTGTGGGGGAGGCGGGTTCCGGAAAGAGTACTCTCTGCCTTGTTGCCGCGGTTGCGGTACTGCGTGCCGGCGGCGGTGTGGTGTACATTGATTCCGAAGGATTTTCGGGGGACCGGTTTTCGCAGATTGCCGGGGCTGATACGGAGGAGTGTGCAAAACGGATCTATATCGAAGAGCCGATGACGTTTGCAGAGCAGGGGAGTATGATTGCCGGATGCGAGGCGCTGTTACGTGCAGGAAAGGTGCAGTTGATCGTGGTTGATTCGGCGACTGCGCTGTATCGTCTGGAACAGATGGATACCCGCGAAGCACTGTCCATGCTGTCGCACCAGATGATGGTGCTGCTTGCGCTTGCAAAACGGTTTGATGTTCCGGCGGTGATAACGAATCAGGTGTTTATGGATGTGGACCGCCACCGGCTGAGCGGTCTTGGCGGAACGGCACTTGCCCATATCTCCAAAGCAATTCTCCGGGTGGAAAAACGGGACGGGTTCCGGCGTGCGGTGGTGGCAAAGCACCGGTCGCGGCCGGAAGGGGACTTCTGGGATTTTGTGATTACCGGCGACGGGGTTTCTGACCGGTAAGGTGCGGTCTTTTTTGCTGCGTGATCCGGTTCATGTGTCCGGTCCGGGGAGAAGTCCCCGGATGATTCGCGCGGCTTCGCAGATATTTTCTATGACATAGTCTGCGGTATCGAAGAGAATTTCCGGTCGTGTTCCCTCCTGCTGGACGGTGAGGATGGCAACGTCTGCGGATTTCATTGCCGAGAGATCATTGATGCCGTCGCCGGTCATGACCACGACGTCATACTCGGTTTTCAGGTTCTGGACAATCTGGGCTTTTGTTACGGGTGTTGCCACTCCGTGGACGCGGTTGCGCGGGATACCGATCTGATCGGCAATTATTTCCAGTTTTTCCGTCCGGTCTCCGGAGGCAATGAACACTGCAACTCCCAGACTGTGCAGCAGGGATACCATTTCCCGGACGCCCGGAAACGGGTATCCCGCAGCGGCAATGGCGAACTCAATCTTTCGTGTCCGCAGGTTGATGATTGCTCCGGCGTTCAGTGCAAAGCTGTCGCTCTGCCGGGACACGGTCATCCAGCAGTCACGGATGACCTCCTGCATGTCGGAGATTTTCGCGTCGGTATCATGGTAGAGGATATCTCCCACAACATCCGAGACGATGACACGTCTCCCGCAGCTGATGCCGAAACTTACGTTTGCCTCTGTCAGGTATTCCGAGAGCAGGGCGTCCGGGTTGCTGTCCATGATGTCGCGGGAGTGCAGGTTCAGGAGAACCAGAATCCGGTCCGGGTCCTGAAACGTCAGCGTTGTGGTCTCCATACTTGCATCCGCCATCCGGTGGTCGGCTACGGACAGTACGCTCCGGTACGTCCGGAGCAGTGTCCCCGCACTATCAAAAACCGCTGCAACTGTCATACTATACGGGTAAATTTGTTGCAGTTGCTATTTCTAATGTGGGTATTGGTGATGCCTGCCGGTATGATCAAAACCTCCGGTATCCGCACCTATATAATGTAGCACCCCCATTTTTTACATATGACTCTTCTCCAGACAGCTGAGCAGATCCAAACCATGCAGATCCGCGGCGCTGGAAAAATCGCCCGTGAAGCAGTATCTGCTCTTCGCGATCATGCTGAGACGCTTCCGCATACCGGTGACGCTTCTTTGTTTATCCGGGAGATGGAACACGCGGCAGGTATTCTTCTTGCAACGCGGCCCACTGCTGTTTCTCTTCCCAATGCGATTCAGATGGTGATGCGCGATGTCCGTACCGCCCGCACCGAGGATGCCGCCCGCCGTATTCTCCGCGAGAAAGCTGATGCGTTCATCTGGTCATCCCGTACCGCAATTGATCGTATTGCGGCAATGGGGGCAAACCACATCCCGGACGGCAGTGTCATCATGACCCACTGCAACTCCAAAGCGGCCCTCGGCTGCATCCTTGAGGCAAAACGTCAGGGAAAAGACATTGAGGTGTATGCAACCGAGGTCAGGCCGTGGAATCAGGGGCGGCTTACCATCAAGACCTTAAACGACAACGAGATCCCCACGACCTACATCGTTGATTCTGCGGTCCGCAGTATGATGAAGGATGTTGATCTTGTCATTGTCGGTGCTGACGCGATCACGGTGAACGGTGCGGTAGTGAATAAAATCGGCACTTCCCAGATTGCTCTCTGTGCCAGCGAGGCACGCAAAAACGTTATTGTTACTGCGGAGACGTATAAGTTCGCCCCGCGGACTATCCTCGGCGAACTGATCCAGATTGAGGAGCGGGCGCAGAATGAGGTGCTGCCTGATGATATTGCAGCCGGTCTTCCGTATGTCCGCGTCAAAAATCCGGTCTTCGATGTAACCCCTGCCGAGTACATCGATATGATCATCACCGAAGCGGGCGCGCTTCCTCCGCATCTTGCCTATACGATTATGCGGGAGTACCTCGGCTGGGGGTTCGATGAGCTGCAAAACCAGTTCCTCGGGACACTTACGGGTTCTGAGTTCCGCTAACAAGGAGTCACTATTCATGGATGATTTAATTGCAACCTACTATTTCCGGCCCGGGGACGGGGTTACTGCTGATTTTGCCGCACAGGCAATTTCTGAGGAGCAGACTACCGGAACCTGGACCCGTCTTTCTACGGTGAATGATCACACCGCCTATGTTCATGCCTACGACGGGGAGGTTATGGATATTGTTTCTCTGGGCGACGGCGGATATGTTACGCGGATCCGCTATCCCTATGAGATCTTTGAGCCGGGGAATATTCCGCAGTATCTTTCGGTTGTTGCGGGGAATCTGTTCGGTCTTGGCAAGATTTCGGCTGTCCGGCTGCTGGATATGGATCTTCCCGATGCGTTCCGGGCTGTTCATCCCGGGCCGAAGTTCGGCATTGAGGGTGTCCGGAAGATTGTGGGGACGGAGACGTCCCGCCGCCCGCATGTCGGGACAATCATTAAGCCGAAGGTCGGTCTGAATCCGAAGGATACCGCCGCGGTTGCCTATGAAGCGGCGGTTGGCGGTGTGGATCTGATCAAGGACGATGAGACGCTGACCGATCAGCGGTTTTGTCCGCTGATGGACCGGCTTGCTGCGGTTATGGATGCGCTGGACAAGGCCGAGCAGGAGACCGGACACCGGGTTCTTTATGCGCTGAATGTGACTACCGGCGGGGATAAG
The Methanocorpusculum vombati DNA segment above includes these coding regions:
- a CDS encoding CDC48 family AAA ATPase; the encoded protein is MPELSLKVDSAYPEDQGSGKARLDPDTMQQLGIVPGQLVVIEGKTKTVAKVWRAMTADWKQGKIRIDKFTRMNAGVNPGDRVVVRPVEEQIEAECVYLIPPVHMPQNFDAEPEEITESLINFPVTTGDILPIITRIPNTYLEFKIAAIEPEGACIISRTTDIEISEEGDIDGFEGTKQISYEDIGGLKGELRRVREMIELPIRHPELFETMGIDPPKGVLLYGPPGTGKTLIAKAVANESGAHFISIAGPEVISKYYGESEQRLREVFEEAEANAPAIIFIDELDSIAPRREDVSGEVERRVVAQLLTMMDGIAGRGQVVVVGATNRPDAIDPALRRPGRFDREIEIGVPSETDRQEILQIHTRGMPFEGAARVKELKHHGTEKKIEAAEAEYDRNREKLLARLAALSRGFVGADLAALAREAAIRALRRQMNVIDLDTDRIPDEVLRTLEVTAKDFAEASREIMPSAMREISIESVATRWADVGGCETALNEVREAVEYPFTRKESFAQLGIRPPKGILLYGPPGTGKTLIAKAVANESGANFIAIKGPQLLSKWVGESERAVREIFRKARQVAPAIIFFDEIDSLTPARSTGGEGNQVVENVLNQILTEMDGIEPLNDVVILAASNRPDIIDPALLRSGRFDRLVYIPEPAPADRRAILAVHMRYMPLENSSLDAAAEILAGCSEEGVRMFAEKYAGKTLTLRQIKTAAKKIGTEEDGPSVSQLRRILTDAFAAQNVVFADPVRTAFAEKIAGITEGFVGSDLESLCREAAMEALRRNGSAVTEADFAAAKLRVHPTMNERVREYYEGIRLRFKGGLPKQVQSLVEYQ
- a CDS encoding RuBisCO large subunit C-terminal-like domain-containing protein, coding for MDDLIATYYFRPGDGVTADFAAQAISEEQTTGTWTRLSTVNDHTAYVHAYDGEVMDIVSLGDGGYVTRIRYPYEIFEPGNIPQYLSVVAGNLFGLGKISAVRLLDMDLPDAFRAVHPGPKFGIEGVRKIVGTETSRRPHVGTIIKPKVGLNPKDTAAVAYEAAVGGVDLIKDDETLTDQRFCPLMDRLAAVMDALDKAEQETGHRVLYALNVTTGGDKIVEVGERAVKAGANMLMVDVLTAGFSAVQALAADPAITVPIHVHRTMHGALTRNPHHGIAMRPIAKLVRLCGGDQLHTGTVSGKMGGSAAEVLGDNAILTEPWGPVAPVFPVASGGLHPGKVHAELAALGTEIVLQAGGGIHGHPDGTRAGAAAMRQAVDAFLAGVSAEEYAKTHAELAKALAAWGTV
- the radB gene encoding DNA repair and recombination protein RadB, with the protein product MEEGVTRKISTAVPGFDRLLGGGLEPRMITQFVGEAGSGKSTLCLVAAVAVLRAGGGVVYIDSEGFSGDRFSQIAGADTEECAKRIYIEEPMTFAEQGSMIAGCEALLRAGKVQLIVVDSATALYRLEQMDTREALSMLSHQMMVLLALAKRFDVPAVITNQVFMDVDRHRLSGLGGTALAHISKAILRVEKRDGFRRAVVAKHRSRPEGDFWDFVITGDGVSDR
- a CDS encoding HAD-IC family P-type ATPase, which translates into the protein MTVAAVFDSAGTLLRTYRSVLSVADHRMADASMETTTLTFQDPDRILVLLNLHSRDIMDSNPDALLSEYLTEANVSFGISCGRRVIVSDVVGDILYHDTDAKISDMQEVIRDCWMTVSRQSDSFALNAGAIINLRTRKIEFAIAAAGYPFPGVREMVSLLHSLGVAVFIASGDRTEKLEIIADQIGIPRNRVHGVATPVTKAQIVQNLKTEYDVVVMTGDGINDLSAMKSADVAILTVQQEGTRPEILFDTADYVIENICEAARIIRGLLPGPDT
- the larC gene encoding nickel pincer cofactor biosynthesis protein LarC, coding for MRLLVIDPGFGAAGDMMCGALLAAGADRDMVLRAMKQAAPELSVSQVVRCGMPAWYVRTHAGPAHRTPAEVLEIVRAADAPPAAIDLAVRVFSRIAAAEEQVHGTHHVHFHEVGADDAIADVLGACTALVTLGVDAVHILPLSVGSGTTVCAHGTMPVPAPATAEILRNADLRVATGGFSGELCTPTGAALLAEFSASFGTNEQPGRIVSVGCGAGTRDPSDHPNVLRVMVMETESPLFGPAVDVLETNVDDVSGELLADVVSSLMDAGARDACLVPVVMKKGRPGYIVRVIALPKDSERLARLLARETGSLGVRCMPMVHRFVADRRISSETVVVNGNTFTVGVKTAFMEGIPYSRKAEFDQVRDAADAAGVSVRDMKRVVEEEAWKRE
- a CDS encoding ribose 1,5-bisphosphate isomerase, translating into MTLLQTAEQIQTMQIRGAGKIAREAVSALRDHAETLPHTGDASLFIREMEHAAGILLATRPTAVSLPNAIQMVMRDVRTARTEDAARRILREKADAFIWSSRTAIDRIAAMGANHIPDGSVIMTHCNSKAALGCILEAKRQGKDIEVYATEVRPWNQGRLTIKTLNDNEIPTTYIVDSAVRSMMKDVDLVIVGADAITVNGAVVNKIGTSQIALCASEARKNVIVTAETYKFAPRTILGELIQIEERAQNEVLPDDIAAGLPYVRVKNPVFDVTPAEYIDMIITEAGALPPHLAYTIMREYLGWGFDELQNQFLGTLTGSEFR